The Pasteurella multocida genome contains a region encoding:
- the secD gene encoding protein translocase subunit SecD, whose product MLNRYPLWKNLMVILVIAIGVLYSLPNLYGEDPAVQISGTRGQEANAQIFSEVQTLLNQNNLETKSIILENGSILARFHNTDDQLLAKDKLSEKLGNGYSVALNLAPATPKWLTSVGAYPMKWGLDLRGGVRFLMEVDMKSALHKRQEQLQDNLRTQLRKEKYQYTGIKSAENFSTLVTLLKPEQLDEVQRFLRKQHHNLEIKSVSDNTLALTLSEAALNESRESAIEQNLTILRKRVSELGVSEAVIQRQGAERIVVELPGVQDTARAKEILGATATLEFRLVNENVNLDSATRGFVPNDSEVKLDRNGRPVVLYKRAVLGGEHITNASSGLDQQTSRPQVSVTLDSEGGEIMSQATRLNLKKPMATLYVEYKDSGKKDENGKAILEKHEEVINVATIQGRFGSQFQITGIDSPAEALNLAVLLRSGALIAPIQIVEERTIGPSLGAENVRQGLEASFWGLLAVIIFMTLYYRKFGLIANIALIANIVLVVGLMSLLPGATLSMPGIAGIVLSVGMSIDANVLIFERIKEEIRNGRPIQQAIHEGYSGAFTSIFDANLTTILTSVILYAVGAGPVKGFAITLALGVGISMFTAIVGTRAIVNFLYGGKRINKLSI is encoded by the coding sequence ATGTTAAATCGTTACCCTCTTTGGAAGAACCTAATGGTGATCCTCGTGATCGCCATTGGCGTTTTATACTCTCTTCCAAATCTTTATGGTGAAGATCCCGCAGTGCAAATTTCTGGCACCCGAGGACAAGAAGCCAATGCTCAAATATTTAGTGAAGTCCAAACTTTATTAAATCAAAACAACTTAGAAACTAAATCGATTATTCTAGAAAATGGCTCTATTCTTGCTCGTTTTCATAATACCGATGATCAATTACTTGCCAAAGATAAACTGTCTGAAAAATTAGGTAATGGCTATTCTGTTGCCTTAAACCTTGCGCCGGCAACACCGAAGTGGCTCACTTCAGTTGGCGCTTATCCGATGAAATGGGGATTAGACTTACGTGGTGGTGTCCGCTTCTTAATGGAAGTGGATATGAAATCGGCTTTACATAAACGTCAAGAACAATTACAAGACAACCTGCGTACCCAATTACGTAAAGAAAAATATCAGTATACGGGGATTAAATCTGCTGAAAATTTCAGTACGCTCGTCACCTTATTAAAACCAGAACAACTGGATGAGGTACAACGTTTTTTACGTAAACAGCATCATAATTTAGAGATTAAAAGCGTTTCAGACAATACCTTAGCGTTAACCCTTTCTGAAGCCGCACTCAATGAATCTCGTGAAAGTGCTATTGAGCAAAACTTGACGATTTTACGTAAACGTGTGTCTGAATTGGGTGTGTCTGAAGCAGTGATTCAACGTCAAGGCGCTGAACGTATTGTGGTTGAGTTACCTGGTGTACAAGATACCGCGCGTGCGAAAGAAATCCTAGGCGCAACCGCGACGTTGGAATTCCGTTTAGTCAATGAAAATGTCAATCTTGATTCGGCAACACGCGGCTTTGTACCAAATGATTCAGAAGTAAAATTGGATCGCAATGGTCGCCCAGTTGTCCTGTATAAACGTGCCGTACTCGGTGGTGAACATATTACTAACGCCAGTTCAGGGCTAGATCAACAAACTTCCCGTCCGCAAGTCAGCGTGACCTTAGACAGTGAAGGTGGCGAGATCATGTCACAAGCTACCCGTTTGAATCTGAAAAAACCGATGGCGACGTTATATGTTGAATATAAAGACAGCGGTAAGAAAGATGAAAATGGCAAAGCGATCTTAGAAAAACACGAGGAAGTCATTAACGTCGCGACGATTCAAGGCCGTTTTGGTAGCCAATTCCAAATTACCGGCATTGATAGCCCTGCAGAAGCGTTAAATCTTGCAGTGTTACTCCGTTCTGGTGCCTTAATTGCCCCCATTCAAATTGTCGAAGAACGCACGATTGGACCCTCACTGGGGGCTGAAAACGTACGCCAAGGTTTAGAGGCCAGTTTCTGGGGCTTACTCGCCGTCATTATTTTCATGACACTTTACTATCGTAAATTTGGTTTGATCGCTAATATTGCGTTGATTGCGAATATTGTTTTAGTGGTTGGTTTAATGTCATTACTGCCGGGCGCCACCTTGTCAATGCCAGGAATTGCTGGGATCGTACTATCCGTTGGGATGTCCATTGATGCTAACGTACTGATCTTTGAACGTATTAAAGAAGAAATCCGTAATGGTAGACCTATTCAGCAAGCCATTCACGAAGGCTATTCTGGCGCATTCACCAGTATTTTTGATGCAAACTTAACCACTATTCTCACCTCCGTGATTCTTTATGCCGTGGGTGCAGGTCCGGTGAAAGGCTTTGCAATTACACTTGCCCTTGGGGTAGGGATTTCCATGTTTACCGCCATTGTCGGCACACGTGCAATCGTCAACTTCTTGTACGGCGGTAAACGTATAAACAAATTGTCAATTTAG
- the tgt gene encoding tRNA guanosine(34) transglycosylase Tgt, with protein sequence MKYELDKTDGNARRGRLVFERPQGTFTVETPAFMPVGTYGTVKGMTPEEVRATGADILLGNTFHLWLRPGQEVMRKHGDLHDFMQWHRPILTDSGGFQVFSLGKLRKITEEGVKFQNPINGERIFLSPEKSMEIQYDLGSDIVMIFDECTPYPATFDYAKKSMEMSLRWAKRSRDRFDELGNKNALFGIIQGGVYEELRKVSVEGLVNIGFDGYAVGGLAVGEPKEDMHRILEYVCPQIPADKPRYLMGVGKPEDLVEGVRRGIDMFDCVMPTRNARNGHLFVSDGIVKIRNAKYREDTSPLDPECDCYTCKHYTKAYLYHLDKCGEILGARLNTIHNLRYYQRLMAQIRQAIEEDRFEAFVQEFYAKMGKPVPPMQSEIKSDEG encoded by the coding sequence ATGAAATACGAACTTGATAAAACCGATGGCAACGCACGACGTGGTCGTCTTGTGTTTGAACGTCCACAAGGTACCTTTACGGTAGAAACCCCTGCTTTTATGCCGGTAGGTACCTACGGTACGGTAAAAGGCATGACGCCGGAAGAAGTCCGTGCTACGGGGGCAGACATTCTATTAGGTAACACGTTCCATTTATGGTTACGTCCCGGACAAGAGGTAATGCGTAAGCACGGTGATTTACATGACTTTATGCAATGGCATCGTCCAATTCTCACAGACTCGGGCGGTTTCCAAGTGTTCAGCTTAGGCAAATTGCGTAAAATTACGGAAGAAGGGGTAAAATTCCAAAACCCAATTAATGGGGAACGTATTTTCTTGTCACCAGAAAAATCAATGGAAATTCAATATGATCTAGGGTCAGATATCGTGATGATTTTCGACGAATGTACCCCATACCCTGCCACCTTTGATTATGCGAAGAAATCCATGGAAATGTCGTTGCGTTGGGCAAAACGTAGCCGTGATCGTTTTGATGAGCTTGGTAATAAAAATGCATTATTTGGTATCATTCAAGGTGGCGTTTACGAAGAATTACGTAAAGTGTCGGTTGAAGGATTAGTCAACATTGGCTTTGATGGTTATGCGGTCGGCGGTTTAGCCGTCGGTGAACCGAAAGAAGATATGCACCGTATTTTAGAATACGTCTGTCCACAAATTCCCGCTGATAAACCACGTTATTTAATGGGTGTGGGTAAACCAGAAGATTTAGTCGAAGGGGTGCGCCGTGGTATCGATATGTTCGATTGTGTGATGCCAACCCGTAATGCACGTAATGGGCATTTATTTGTCAGCGATGGTATTGTAAAAATCCGTAATGCCAAATACCGTGAGGATACTAGCCCATTAGATCCAGAATGTGACTGTTATACCTGTAAACATTACACTAAGGCGTACTTGTATCACTTAGATAAATGCGGTGAAATTTTAGGCGCAAGATTAAACACAATTCATAACTTACGCTATTATCAGCGCTTAATGGCGCAAATTCGCCAAGCTATTGAAGAAGATCGCTTTGAGGCATTTGTACAGGAATTCTATGCCAAAATGGGCAAACCTGTCCCACCTATGCAGTCTGAAATAAAATCAGATGAAGGCTAA
- the yajC gene encoding preprotein translocase subunit YajC, giving the protein MEAQQGSPMSMLFIFVIFGLIFYFMIYRPQAKRNKEHKKLMSELAKGTEVLIAGGLIGRITKVSPDSDSIIIALNETTEVTINRNYVVAVLPKGSLKS; this is encoded by the coding sequence ATGGAAGCTCAACAAGGTAGTCCAATGTCAATGTTATTTATTTTCGTGATCTTCGGATTGATTTTCTATTTCATGATCTATCGTCCGCAAGCGAAACGTAATAAAGAACACAAAAAATTAATGTCTGAATTAGCAAAAGGCACGGAAGTCTTAATCGCAGGTGGTTTAATTGGTCGTATTACGAAAGTATCACCAGATAGTGACAGCATTATCATCGCATTAAATGAGACAACCGAAGTCACCATCAACCGTAACTACGTTGTGGCTGTGTTACCAAAAGGCTCATTAAAATCTTAA
- the secF gene encoding protein translocase subunit SecF: MSLFTDKKDAPELSNIKLPYRLIHFMAHRKWGYLLSILVIVASLFFIVTKGFNWGLDFTGGTVIDMSFSQPAELDKVRLTLEQKGIQGAIVQNSGSVRDIIIRLPAAISDANIGNNIKELFAATVDKNVTVHSIEFVGPNVGEELTQSAIYATLATLLMLLVYIGMRFEWRLALGAVASLAHDVLVTLGLFSLLQIEMNLTFVAAILTVVGYSLNDSIVVFDRVRENIRKIRRTDVLDIINISLSQTLSRTLMTSATTIIVVVSLLLFGGPSIHSFSVALLIGIGFGTYSSIFVAIALAYDLGLKREHMLPPKVDNDALDELP, encoded by the coding sequence GTGAGTTTATTTACAGATAAAAAAGATGCGCCTGAATTGAGCAATATTAAACTACCCTATCGCTTAATTCACTTTATGGCTCACCGTAAATGGGGCTATCTACTTTCGATTTTAGTCATTGTTGCGTCACTCTTTTTCATCGTGACCAAAGGCTTTAACTGGGGGCTCGACTTTACCGGTGGAACAGTCATTGACATGAGCTTTTCTCAGCCTGCCGAATTAGATAAAGTTCGCCTCACTCTTGAGCAAAAAGGTATTCAAGGGGCGATTGTACAAAACTCAGGTAGTGTGCGCGATATTATTATTCGTTTACCTGCCGCGATCAGTGATGCCAATATTGGTAACAATATTAAAGAACTGTTTGCTGCGACGGTAGATAAAAATGTCACTGTACACAGTATTGAGTTTGTGGGACCAAACGTAGGTGAAGAATTAACCCAATCTGCGATTTATGCGACCTTAGCGACCTTATTGATGTTATTAGTTTATATCGGTATGCGCTTTGAATGGCGTCTAGCATTAGGGGCGGTTGCTTCATTAGCGCATGATGTGTTGGTAACGCTTGGACTCTTTTCTTTACTGCAAATTGAAATGAACCTCACCTTTGTGGCAGCGATTCTCACTGTGGTAGGTTATTCACTCAATGACAGTATTGTCGTCTTTGACCGTGTACGAGAAAACATCCGTAAAATTAGACGAACAGATGTTTTAGATATTATCAATATATCGCTGTCGCAAACGTTATCAAGAACTTTAATGACCTCCGCGACAACCATTATCGTCGTGGTTTCCTTGTTATTATTCGGTGGACCGAGTATTCACAGTTTTTCCGTTGCGTTATTAATTGGGATTGGTTTTGGTACCTACTCCTCTATTTTCGTGGCAATTGCGCTTGCTTATGACTTAGGCTTGAAACGCGAACACATGTTGCCACCGAAAGTGGATAACGATGCTCTTGATGAACTCCCTTAA
- a CDS encoding HAD-IIB family hydrolase, with product MIFVFDLDGTICFDGKQIPLDIQHALEQLMQKDHQLIFASARPIRDLLPLLNPKLQQAMLIGGNGAITQVNKQITAQQPISSAVFTQIKQWIEEFDLDYLADDLWDYSKRLRQPHSIEHKIDPAKLAQNRPLSAIQHPIKTILLNLTQTQFLFLKQQLTHLEVNLIEHSEENGRFNLDITAKHINKYYTLTTYIGQAKYVAFGNDMNDIELLQHADYSVCVGDFAPLRKLANTHLFANPADIAQKIKQLIG from the coding sequence ATGATCTTTGTGTTTGATTTAGACGGCACGATTTGCTTTGACGGCAAACAGATTCCACTCGACATTCAACACGCTCTTGAACAGCTGATGCAAAAAGATCATCAGCTGATTTTTGCCTCGGCACGCCCTATTCGCGATCTTCTCCCCTTACTTAACCCCAAACTCCAACAGGCTATGTTGATTGGGGGGAATGGTGCGATTACCCAAGTCAATAAACAAATTACCGCCCAACAACCAATTTCTAGTGCTGTTTTTACACAAATCAAGCAATGGATTGAGGAATTTGATTTAGATTATTTGGCTGATGACCTCTGGGATTACAGTAAACGTCTTCGCCAACCGCATAGTATCGAACATAAAATAGATCCTGCGAAATTGGCTCAAAATCGACCGCTCTCGGCAATACAACATCCGATCAAAACCATTTTACTTAACCTGACTCAGACACAATTTCTTTTCCTCAAACAACAGTTGACACACTTAGAGGTCAATCTCATTGAGCATAGCGAAGAAAATGGGCGATTTAATCTGGATATTACTGCTAAACACATCAATAAATACTATACCCTCACCACTTATATCGGGCAGGCTAAATACGTTGCTTTTGGCAACGATATGAATGACATCGAATTATTACAACATGCTGATTATTCAGTCTGTGTCGGTGACTTCGCGCCCTTACGCAAACTTGCAAACACACATCTTTTTGCTAACCCCGCTGACATTGCGCAAAAAATTAAACAATTAATCGGATAG
- the dcuC gene encoding anaerobic C4-dicarboxylate transporter DcuC, translated as MDLIIGLIAVILVGYYIVKGYSATGVLMTVGLLLLLCSVLLDKAILPNSVKSTGSLYLDVFEYVKYLLMNRGGNLGMLIMVLCGFAAYMTHIGANDMVVKLASQPLKYIKSPYLLMIVAYFLACLMSLAVPSATGLGVLLMATLFPIMVNVGISRGAAASICASPAAIILSPTSGDVVLAAEVSKMPLLDFAFHLTLPISILTIISIAIAHFFWQRYLDRKEGHRAEMLAVSEIQTSAPRFYAILPFTPIVGVLVFDGKIAPELHIITIIVICLLLVALIDFLRTFSAKKVYENLNVAYQGMADAFSGVVILLVAAGIFAQGLSTIGFIHALIDSVQSVSSGGFLMMLALALITALAAITTGSGNAPFYAFVELIPKLAAHMGINPAYLTIPMLQASNIGRSLSPVSGVVVAVSGMAKISPFEVVKRISVPMLVGLIVVIVATEIMVVA; from the coding sequence ATGGATTTAATTATTGGCTTAATTGCCGTTATTCTCGTTGGTTATTACATTGTCAAAGGCTATTCTGCCACTGGCGTGTTAATGACCGTCGGTTTATTGTTATTGCTTTGTAGTGTGTTATTAGACAAAGCCATTCTGCCGAACAGTGTCAAATCAACGGGTAGTCTCTACCTCGATGTGTTTGAATATGTCAAATACCTTTTAATGAATCGTGGGGGCAACCTTGGTATGCTGATTATGGTGTTGTGTGGTTTTGCGGCTTACATGACTCATATAGGGGCAAACGACATGGTAGTAAAACTCGCCTCCCAACCGCTCAAATACATCAAATCCCCTTATCTCTTAATGATTGTTGCTTATTTTCTTGCCTGTTTAATGTCATTAGCCGTTCCTTCTGCAACGGGATTAGGGGTCTTATTAATGGCAACACTGTTTCCTATCATGGTCAATGTGGGTATTTCACGCGGTGCCGCCGCCTCTATTTGTGCCTCCCCTGCCGCCATTATTCTGTCGCCCACTTCTGGTGATGTCGTACTTGCGGCAGAAGTATCAAAAATGCCATTGTTAGATTTTGCTTTTCATCTCACCTTACCAATTTCCATTCTGACAATTATCTCTATCGCGATTGCCCATTTCTTTTGGCAGCGTTACCTCGATCGTAAAGAGGGACATCGTGCAGAAATGTTAGCAGTGAGTGAAATCCAAACTTCAGCACCGCGTTTTTATGCGATTTTACCCTTCACCCCCATTGTTGGCGTACTGGTCTTTGATGGTAAAATAGCACCAGAACTTCATATCATTACGATTATTGTCATTTGTTTACTCTTGGTCGCCCTGATCGATTTTTTAAGAACCTTTAGTGCGAAAAAAGTCTATGAAAACTTAAATGTTGCTTATCAAGGTATGGCGGATGCTTTCTCTGGCGTGGTGATTTTGCTTGTAGCCGCGGGGATTTTTGCACAAGGATTGAGTACTATAGGCTTTATCCATGCCTTAATTGATTCCGTCCAATCAGTCAGTAGTGGTGGTTTTCTCATGATGCTCGCGCTAGCACTTATCACTGCACTAGCCGCAATTACCACTGGTTCAGGCAATGCCCCTTTCTATGCGTTTGTTGAATTAATTCCCAAATTAGCCGCCCATATGGGAATTAACCCGGCTTACTTAACCATTCCAATGTTACAAGCCTCCAATATTGGTCGCAGCCTCTCACCAGTATCTGGTGTGGTTGTGGCAGTATCGGGCATGGCAAAAATCTCCCCATTTGAAGTGGTAAAACGGATTTCAGTACCGATGTTAGTCGGACTCATTGTCGTGATTGTTGCGACAGAAATTATGGTGGTTGCCTAA
- the queA gene encoding tRNA preQ1(34) S-adenosylmethionine ribosyltransferase-isomerase QueA, translated as MRVSDFYFDLPDELIARYPKPDRTASRLLQLNGENGEITHRTFADILDQIHEGDLLIFNNTRVIPARMFGRKASGGKVEVLVERILSDTRFLAHVRSSKAPKEGAELWLGEDKLGEHHGVKMIMVARHDTLFELEIAQKQTALLDVLQQIGHMPLPPYIDRPDEEADKERYQTVYNKVPGAVAAPTAGLHFDDALLAQLKAKGVNFAFVTLHVGAGTFQPVRVEQIEDHKMHAEYVEVPQEVCDAIIATKQAGKRVIAVGTTSVRSVESAALATEEKGEHALITPYFSDTSIFIYPSKSFRVVDCLITNFHLPESTLIMLVSAFAGYRHTMHAYQSAVENRYRFFSYGDAMFISKNPHVNGLD; from the coding sequence ATGCGTGTTTCTGACTTTTATTTTGATTTACCCGATGAGCTGATTGCTCGTTACCCAAAACCGGATCGCACCGCTAGTCGCTTATTACAACTTAACGGCGAAAATGGTGAGATTACCCACCGCACTTTTGCTGATATCCTTGATCAAATTCATGAAGGCGACTTATTAATTTTTAATAACACGCGCGTGATTCCTGCAAGGATGTTTGGACGTAAAGCCAGTGGCGGTAAGGTGGAAGTGTTGGTCGAGCGGATTTTATCCGACACACGCTTTTTAGCCCATGTGCGCTCCTCAAAAGCACCGAAAGAAGGGGCAGAACTGTGGTTAGGCGAAGATAAGTTAGGTGAACATCATGGTGTCAAAATGATCATGGTTGCGCGCCATGATACCTTATTTGAATTAGAAATCGCGCAAAAACAGACCGCACTTTTAGACGTGTTACAGCAAATTGGGCATATGCCATTGCCCCCTTATATTGATCGCCCTGACGAAGAAGCGGATAAAGAACGTTATCAAACCGTTTATAACAAAGTCCCTGGCGCGGTTGCGGCACCAACTGCCGGCTTGCATTTTGACGATGCTTTATTAGCACAACTCAAAGCCAAAGGGGTTAACTTTGCTTTTGTGACTTTACATGTTGGCGCAGGCACATTTCAACCGGTGCGCGTCGAGCAGATTGAAGATCACAAAATGCACGCAGAATATGTGGAAGTACCACAAGAAGTGTGTGACGCGATTATTGCCACGAAACAAGCAGGCAAACGTGTGATTGCTGTGGGCACCACTTCAGTTCGTTCCGTCGAGAGTGCAGCATTAGCGACGGAAGAAAAAGGCGAACATGCCTTAATTACGCCTTATTTTTCCGATACGTCAATTTTTATTTATCCAAGCAAAAGCTTCCGCGTGGTGGATTGTTTAATTACGAACTTCCACTTACCAGAAAGTACACTGATTATGCTGGTTTCCGCTTTTGCTGGCTATCGCCATACTATGCATGCGTACCAAAGTGCGGTCGAAAATCGCTATCGTTTTTTTAGTTATGGCGACGCGATGTTTATCAGCAAAAATCCTCACGTTAATGGGCTTGACTGA